A stretch of the Takifugu flavidus isolate HTHZ2018 chromosome 1, ASM371156v2, whole genome shotgun sequence genome encodes the following:
- the cog3 gene encoding conserved oligomeric Golgi complex subunit 3, whose amino-acid sequence MASAELCHLDQTDKDTWEKLSLWDRRTDALAPLTETQMDSVLELRAAAETVSIPSELPIEDLCSLSSRSLQSSFTATVPASTEDILFKGFQMLNMENDRIETAQQFFSWFAKLQTKMDQDENVKYRKTRDDLYCYQEQCDAILKDVSAALEHLDSLQKQYLFVSNKTGTLHEACEQLLKEQSELVDLAESIQQKLSYFNELENINTKLNSPVLSVNGEGFIPMLSKLDDCIEYVSAHPNFKDYPVYLAKFKQCLSKAMHFMKVHITNTMQNLTTQLIKRDPMNLTNADNAFTLYYVKYRAAAPKVRSLIEQIEQRAEKIPQYHQLLDEIHHCYLDQREQLLRPSITSTITDLTNQNSKDHCALVRSGCAFMVHVCQDEHQLYHEFFSKPTPKLDELLEKLCLSLYDVLRPLIIHIIHLETLSELCSILKNEMLEDHVQNNAAQLGAFDAVVKQMLEDVQERLVYRTHIYIQTDILGYKPAPGDLAYPEKLEMMERIAQSLKEEQMKSQESTFSDIQLEDPTGRRSSNAANTEASSLQASISPADLHGMWYPTVRRTLVCLSKLYRCMDRAVFQGLSQEALSACIQSLLKASDVILKNKTQIDGQLFLIKHLLIMREQIAPFHTDFAIKEISLDLKKTRDAAFKILNPKAVPKFFRLNSHNAILEFLLEGTPEIKEHYIDSKKDVDRHLKFSCEQFIQQQTQIFVGNLEEFLTRVAALKTMAIEGGPTYRLAQQPWAQPAKINDLVTATYRVMKSRLPSTLQSMSLYLANRDTEFILFKPVRNNIQQVFRRLHALLVEEYSGEDLQIIACPSTEQINLLLSVNK is encoded by the exons ATGGCGTCCGCAGAGCTTTGTCATTTGGACCAAACCGATAAAGATACGTGGGAGAAGTTGTCATTATGGGACCGCCGTACTGACGCTCTGGCTCCTCTGACGGAGACACAAATGGACTCGGTCCTGGAGCTCCGAGCCGCAGCTGAAACAGTCTCTATCCCTTCAGAA TTGCCCATTGAGGACCTGTGCAGCCTTTCGTCGCGATCATTGCAGTCTTCCTTCACGGCGACTGTGCCCGCATCAACCGAAGACATCCTGTTCAAAGGCTTCCAGATGCTTAACATGGAAAATGACAGGATAGAAACAGCACAACAG tttttttcctggtttgccAAACTTCAAACAAAGATGGACCAggatgaaaatgtaaaatacag AAAAACCAGAGATGATCTGTACTGCTACCAGGAACAATGCGATGCAATTCTGAAGGATGTCAGTGCTGCTCTGGAGCACTTGGACTCCCTGCAAAAACAATACCTGTTTGTGTCCAACAAGACTGGAACTCTCCACGAAGCTTGTGAACAGTTGCTGAAAGAGCAG TCAGAGCTGGTTGACCTGGCAGAAAGCATACAGCAGAAGCTGTCATATTTTAATGAGCTGGAAAACATAAACACG AAACTGAACTCGCCAGTCTTGTCTGTAAACGGGGAAGGTTTTATTCCAATGTTGTCAAAGTTGGATGACTGCATCGAGTATGTTTCTGCACAT CCCAATTTCAAGGATTATCCCGTTTATTTGGCCAAGTTTAAGCAGTGTCTGTCTAAAGCCATGCACTTCATGAAGGTCCATATTACAAACACTATGCAAAACCTCACGACCCAGTTAATAAAAAGG GATCCAATGAACCTGACCAACGCAGACAATGCGTTTACATTATACTATGTTAAATACAGAGCAGCTGCACCTAAAGTCAGA tCATTGATTGAGCAGATAGAGCAGCGAGCAGAGAAGATTCCACA ATACCACCAGCTCCTCGATGAAATCCATCACTGTTACCTTGACCAGAGGGAGCAGCTCCTCCGTCCTAGCATTACATCCACCATTACAGACCTGACCAACCAAAATAGCAAAGACCACTGTGCTCTG GTACGCAGTGGCTGTGCCTTCATGGTTCATGTGTGCCAAGACGAGCATCAGCTGTATCATGAGTTCTTCTCCAAACCTACACCCAAACTGGA CGAGCTGTTAGAGAAGCTGTGTTTATCCCTGTATGATGTCCTCCGGCCTTTAATCATCCACATCATCCACCTGGAAACTCTGTCAGAGCTCTGCAGCATCCTGAAGAACGAGATGTTGGAAGACCACGTTCAAAACAACG CTGCTCAGTTGGGGGCCTTTGACGCCGTGGTGAAGCAGATGCTGGAGGATGTCCAGGAGAGGCTGGTCTACAGGACGCACATTTACATCCAGACCGATATCTTAGGCTACAAACCAGCTCCAGGAGATCTGGCATATCCTGAGAaactggagatgatggag AGAATTGCTCAGAGCTTGAAAGAAGAACAGATGAAGTCACAGGAATCCACGTTTTCTGACATTCAGCTGGAGGATCCAACTGGCAGGAGGAGCAGTAATGCTG CCAACACCGAAGCATCGAGCCTGCAGGCATCGATCTCTCCAGCTGATCTACACGGCATGTGGTACCCCACCGTGAGGCGGACCTTGGTCTGTCTGTCTAAACTTTACAGATGTATGGAT AGAGCAGTCTTCCAAGGTTTATCTCAAGAAGCCTTATCTGCCTGCATTCAGTCCCTGCTTAAAGCTTCAGATGTCATCCTTAAAAACAAG ACACAAATAGATGGGCAGCTTTTTCTGATCAAGCACCTGCTGATAATGCGTGAACAGATTGCCCCATTTCACACCGACTTTGCCATCAAGGAAATCTCACTGGACCTGAAGAAAACACGAG aTGCTGCTTTCAAAATCCTGAACCCTAAGGCTGTTCCCAAATTCTTCCGACTTAACAGTCACAACGCCATACTTGAATTCCTGTTGGAG GGGACACCGGAAATAAAGGAACACTACATTGACTCAAAGAAGGATGTCGACCGACACCTTAAGTTCAGCTGTGAGCAGTtcatccagcagcagactcAGATATTTGTGGGAAATCTGGAGGAGTTTCTCACCAGG GTCGCAGCTCTCAAAACGATGGCCATTGAAGGCGGCCCCACGTACAGGCTGGCTCAGCAACCTTGGGCGCAGCCAG CAAAGATCAACGATTTAGTGACGGCTACCTACCGGGTGATGAAGAGCAGGCTGCCAAGCACTTTACAGAGCATGTCCTTGTACTTAGCCAACAGAGACACCGAGTTCATCCTTTTCAAGCCCGTTCGG AATAACATCCAGCAGGTTTTCCGGAGACTGCACGCCTTGCTTGTGGAGGAATACAGCGGAGAAGACCTTCAAATCATCGCTTGTCCTTCAACAGAGCAG ATTAACCTCCTGCTGTCTGTGAATAAGTAA
- the LOC130528346 gene encoding endothelin receptor type B-like produces MWTAAFVLCLGNIFICGDASDQRAEPVRQTNASDLLMLEILKYNSSLPPLRAGPKTSHPPMCLESAGIRDAFKYINTLVSLVVFVVGIVGNSTLLRIIYANNCMRSGPNVLIASLAVGDLIHIVVDIPINAYRLMAEDWPFGVGLCKLVPFLQKTSVGITVLSLCALSVDRYRAVVSRNQIKGAVVSAWTATEIILIWIISILLAVPEVVGFDMITMEYKDKHLRICLLHPMQTSLFMQFYKKVKDWWLFSFYFCLPLAWTAIFYTLMIRKMLRNTETCNPTKQRREVAKTVFCLVVVFAVCWFPLYLSRILKSTIYDEKDPSRCQLLSIFLVLDYFGLNMASLNSCINPIALFVVSKRFQRCFKACLCSRCLPLRAVTRDELQTVLKSRMQDPASEQSCNIKAPRQTSSPQPERESTSLA; encoded by the exons ATGTGGACCGCAGCCTTCGTCCTTTGTTTGGGAAATATTTTCATTTGCGGTGACGCCAGTGATCAGCGTGCAGAGCCGGTTCGCCAAACAAATGCCTCTGATCTTTTAATGCTGGAAATATTGAAATACAACAGCTCGCTTCCACCACTCAGAGCCGGGCCTAAAACTTCCCACCCTCCCATGTGTCTGGAGTCCGCTGGAATCAGAGATGCCTTCAAGTACATCAATACCCTGGTTTCCCTTGTGGTCTTCGTCGTCGGCATTGTGGGTAATTCAACCTTACTGCGCATCATATATGCCAACAACTGCATGAGAAGTGGACCCAACGTTCTCATCGCGAGTCTGGCTGTGGGGGATCTGATCCACATTGTGGTAGACATTCCGATCAATGCGTATAGG CTGATGGCAGAAGATTGGCCATTCGGTGTCGGGCTGTGCAAACTTGTGCCCTTCCTTCAGAAGACGTCAGTCGGAATTACAGTGCTGAGCTTATGCGCCTTGAGTGTTGACAG ATACCGGGCTGTCGTATCCAGGAATCAAATCAAAGGCGCTGTGGTTTCAGCTTGGACAGCCACTGAAATCATTCTGATTTGGATTATTTCTATCCTGCTGGCTGTGCCTGAAGTTGTCGGCTTTGATATGATAACAATGGAGTATAAAGACAAGCATCTGAGGATATGTCTGCTTCATCCAATGCAAACCTCTCTGTTCATGCAG TTCTATAAAAAAGTAAAGGACTGGTGGCTCTTCAGCTTCTACTTCTGCCTGCCGCTGGCTTGGACCGCCATTTTCTACACATTGATGATCAGGAAAATGCTGAGGAACACCGAGACTTGCAATCCCACCAAGCAG AGACGAGAAGTGGCGAAGACCGTTTTCTGCCTTGTAGTTGTGTTTGCAGTTTGCTGGTTTCCTTTATACCTGAGCAGAATCTTGAAATCCACCATATATGATGAGAAAGACCCCAGCCGATGTCAGCTCCTCAG CATCTTTCTTGTCCTGGACTATTTTGGCCTGAACATGGCATCGCTCAACTCGTGCATCAACCCCATTGCTTTGTTTGTAGTCAGCAAACGATTTCAAAGATGTTTCAAG GCCTGCCTGTGCAGTCGGTGTCTACCACTACGAGCTGTCACCCGTGACGAGCTGCAGACCGTTTTGAAGTCCAGAATGCAGGATCCAGcctcagagcagagctgcaacatcaaaGCGCCCAGGCAGACTTCCTCACCTCAACCTGAGCGGGAGAGCACCTCGCTGGCTTAG